The following proteins come from a genomic window of Shewanella halifaxensis HAW-EB4:
- a CDS encoding thiamine pyrophosphate-binding protein has product MKRTAAWLTRYALEQLNIKHTFGIPGVHNTEIYDELAQSDSIEPILVTHEGHGAFMADAVTRSSDSMGTLLIVPAAGATHAASGIAEASLDGIAMLVISGGVRTDSKFSYQLHDMDQHKMLEAITKKTFKVTRHQDVVATLFEAYDLANDGEPGPVFVEIPVNLQLDRGEISDLPMYKAPIKSLAHAIDAQLAQAVALLANAKSPAIFVGWGGVEASDCTEQIADLLHSPVATTLQGLSAFSAKHPLHTGMGFGPAAVPAATNAFKECDCLLAIGTRFAEIATGSFGVIVPENLIHIDINPNVFNANYPAKVAIEGDAGAVLAALLQMLQQTKIRDKDAKAIKQAIKRDKQSYIDEWLAHDSGDRVNPAVFFQHLRRSLDDDALVIADDGNHTFLTAELMPCYRAKHFFSPTDFNCMGYAIPAVIGAKLANPEKQVVGIIGDGAFMMTQSELFSASSLGIGAIFTIFNDGELAQISQAQKVPYNAATCTVLPEFKFKALVEATGCRYIRLQNNDEVAEQISKAVLLSEQGIPVVLDVNIDYSKKTRFTKGIISTNLKRMNLPTKVRMISRALWRRI; this is encoded by the coding sequence TTGAAAAGGACTGCAGCTTGGCTGACACGTTACGCCCTAGAGCAACTGAATATTAAGCATACCTTCGGCATTCCCGGTGTGCATAACACTGAAATTTATGATGAGTTGGCTCAGTCGGATAGCATCGAACCCATATTGGTGACCCATGAGGGGCATGGTGCCTTTATGGCCGATGCCGTCACCAGAAGTAGTGATAGCATGGGAACCTTACTTATTGTTCCTGCCGCTGGAGCCACCCACGCGGCCAGCGGCATTGCAGAAGCGTCGTTAGATGGCATTGCTATGCTAGTCATAAGTGGCGGCGTGAGAACCGATTCGAAATTTTCCTATCAACTTCATGATATGGATCAGCACAAAATGCTCGAAGCGATCACCAAAAAAACCTTCAAAGTCACTCGACATCAAGATGTGGTCGCTACACTTTTTGAGGCGTACGATCTTGCCAATGATGGCGAACCCGGCCCTGTTTTTGTCGAGATCCCGGTGAATCTTCAGCTCGACAGGGGCGAGATCTCAGACTTACCTATGTATAAAGCGCCGATAAAGTCATTGGCTCATGCAATCGATGCTCAATTAGCACAAGCGGTAGCGTTATTAGCGAATGCTAAAAGCCCCGCCATATTTGTGGGCTGGGGCGGCGTCGAGGCGAGTGATTGCACCGAACAGATCGCCGATTTACTTCACTCTCCTGTTGCGACAACACTGCAGGGGCTCAGTGCCTTCTCAGCAAAGCATCCGCTTCATACCGGAATGGGATTTGGCCCCGCGGCAGTGCCCGCTGCGACCAATGCCTTTAAAGAGTGTGATTGTCTGCTTGCCATCGGCACCCGTTTTGCTGAGATAGCAACAGGAAGCTTTGGGGTGATCGTGCCGGAAAACCTAATCCACATCGATATTAACCCGAACGTGTTTAATGCCAATTACCCTGCTAAAGTCGCCATAGAGGGAGATGCTGGCGCTGTTTTAGCCGCGCTATTGCAGATGCTCCAACAAACAAAGATCAGAGATAAAGATGCCAAAGCCATTAAACAGGCCATCAAGCGCGATAAGCAGAGTTATATTGATGAGTGGCTAGCTCACGACAGTGGTGACAGAGTTAATCCTGCCGTTTTCTTTCAACATCTTAGGCGGTCACTCGATGACGATGCCTTAGTGATCGCCGATGACGGAAATCATACCTTTTTAACCGCGGAGCTGATGCCCTGTTATCGGGCGAAACACTTTTTTAGCCCTACAGATTTTAACTGCATGGGCTATGCGATCCCGGCGGTTATCGGTGCTAAGCTTGCCAACCCTGAGAAACAGGTGGTTGGCATCATCGGTGACGGAGCATTTATGATGACTCAATCCGAGCTGTTTAGTGCCTCCTCTCTTGGTATTGGCGCTATCTTTACCATCTTTAACGATGGTGAGCTTGCTCAGATCTCGCAGGCGCAAAAAGTGCCTTACAATGCCGCAACCTGTACTGTCCTTCCCGAGTTTAAATTTAAGGCGTTAGTCGAGGCGACTGGTTGTCGCTACATTCGGCTACAGAACAATGACGAGGTGGCTGAACAGATATCCAAGGCCGTACTCTTAAGCGAGCAAGGAATACCTGTGGTGCTGGATGTCAATATCGATTACAGCAAGAAGACCCGCTTTACCAAAGGGATCATCTCAACCAATCTAAAGCGAATGAATTTGCCGACCAAAGTCAGGATGATCAGCAGGGCACTTTGGCGAAGAATTTAA
- the metK gene encoding methionine adenosyltransferase: MAKHLFTSESVSEGHPDKIADQISDAVLDAILEQDPKARVACETYVKTGMVMVGGEVTTSAWVDIEEITRKTVRDIGYTHSDMGFDADSCAILNVIGKQSPDINQGVDRADPKEQGAGDQGLMFGYANNETDSLMPAPITYSHMLVKRQSEVRKDKTLPWLRPDAKSQVTFAYNPDGSIAGIDAVVLSTQHCDSVSQSDLIEGVMETIIKPVLPAKWLSKDTKYFINPTGRFVIGGPVGDCGLTGRKIIVDTYGGMARHGGGAFSGKDPSKVDRSAAYAARYVAKNIVAAGLADRCEIQVSYAIGVAEPTSISIETFGTAKVGEELLIDLVRRHFDLRPYGLTEMLNLARPIYQATAAYGHFGREEFPWEATDKVEVLRADAGI; this comes from the coding sequence ATGGCAAAGCACTTGTTCACCTCTGAGTCGGTCTCAGAAGGTCATCCAGATAAAATCGCCGATCAGATTTCTGATGCGGTATTAGACGCAATTTTGGAGCAAGATCCAAAAGCTCGAGTAGCATGCGAAACCTATGTTAAAACTGGCATGGTTATGGTTGGCGGCGAAGTTACCACTTCTGCTTGGGTTGATATCGAAGAGATCACCCGTAAGACTGTACGTGACATCGGCTACACTCACTCAGATATGGGTTTTGATGCTGACTCTTGTGCGATACTAAATGTTATCGGTAAGCAGTCTCCAGACATCAACCAAGGTGTTGATCGTGCTGACCCTAAAGAGCAAGGCGCTGGTGACCAAGGTCTAATGTTTGGTTATGCCAACAATGAAACCGACTCGCTAATGCCTGCGCCTATCACTTATTCGCACATGCTAGTTAAGCGTCAGTCTGAAGTTCGTAAAGACAAGACACTTCCTTGGTTACGTCCAGATGCGAAGAGTCAGGTGACTTTTGCTTATAACCCAGATGGCAGCATTGCGGGTATCGACGCAGTGGTACTTTCAACTCAGCATTGTGACAGCGTAAGCCAGTCAGATCTGATTGAAGGTGTAATGGAAACCATCATCAAGCCAGTATTACCGGCTAAGTGGTTATCTAAAGACACTAAATACTTCATCAACCCAACTGGCCGTTTTGTTATCGGTGGCCCAGTAGGCGATTGTGGTCTAACGGGTCGTAAGATTATCGTTGACACATACGGCGGTATGGCACGTCACGGTGGTGGTGCTTTCTCTGGTAAAGACCCATCAAAAGTTGACCGTAGTGCAGCATACGCAGCACGTTACGTTGCTAAGAACATCGTTGCAGCCGGTCTAGCTGACCGTTGTGAGATCCAAGTGTCTTACGCAATTGGTGTGGCAGAGCCAACGTCAATCAGCATCGAAACATTTGGCACGGCTAAAGTTGGCGAAGAGCTATTGATTGACCTAGTACGTCGTCACTTCGACCTACGTCCATACGGTCTAACAGAGATGTTAAACCTAGCTCGCCCAATCTACCAAGCGACTGCAGCATACGGTCACTTCGGTCGTGAAGAGTTCCCATGGGAAGCGACAGACAAAGTTGAAGTGCTACGCGCTGACGCTGGTATTTAA
- the tkt gene encoding transketolase — protein MSSRKELANAIRALTMDAVQKANSGHPGAPMGMADIAEVLWNDFLKHNPNNPDWVDRDRFILSNGHGSMLIYSLLHLTGYALPIEELKNFRQLHSKTPGHPEYGYTPGVETTTGPLGAGISNAVGMAIAEKTLAAQFNKPGHDIVDHFTYCFLGDGCLMEGISHEACSLAGTLGLGKLVAFWDDNGISIDGHVEGWFTDDTPKRFESYGWHVIANVDGHDSDAIRAAIEAAKSVTDKPTMICCKTTIGFGSPNKSGSHDCHGAPLGDAEIAAAREFLGWNHAAFEIPENVYAGWDAKETGAARESSWNDKFAAYEVAFPELAAEYKRRVITGELPAEFEEKAQAFVQECQDKAEGIASRKASQNAIGAFGAILPEMLGGSADLAGSNLTLWSGSKGIQDDPAGNYIYYGVREFGMSGIMNGASLHGGFINYGATFMMFMEYARNAVRMSALMGIQNIFVYTHDSIGQGEDGPTHQPVEQLANLRMTPNMTVWRPCDAAETAVSWKNAIERRNAPTSLIFSRQNLPAQARTAEQLANVVKGGYVLSDCAGTPDLILIATGSEVQLALDSAAALTEQGQKVRVVSMPSTNEFDKQDAAYKESVLPSCVTKRVAIEAAHVDFWHKYVGFGGAVVGMTTFGESAPGGDLLKYFGFTVENVVATVNGL, from the coding sequence ATGTCATCTCGTAAAGAACTCGCAAACGCAATCCGCGCATTGACCATGGATGCTGTTCAAAAAGCCAATTCAGGTCACCCAGGTGCACCTATGGGGATGGCTGATATTGCTGAAGTGCTCTGGAACGATTTCCTAAAGCACAACCCAAACAACCCTGACTGGGTTGATCGTGACCGCTTTATCCTTTCTAACGGCCACGGCTCTATGCTTATCTACTCTTTGCTGCACCTAACAGGTTACGCATTACCTATCGAAGAGTTAAAAAACTTCCGCCAGCTTCACTCTAAAACACCTGGTCACCCAGAATACGGTTACACACCAGGTGTTGAAACGACAACAGGTCCGTTAGGTGCTGGTATCAGTAACGCTGTTGGTATGGCGATTGCTGAAAAGACATTGGCTGCACAGTTTAACAAGCCAGGTCACGATATTGTTGATCACTTCACATACTGCTTCCTAGGCGATGGCTGTTTGATGGAAGGTATCTCTCACGAAGCCTGTTCTCTAGCGGGTACCCTAGGTCTGGGTAAGCTAGTTGCGTTCTGGGATGACAACGGTATCTCTATCGACGGTCACGTTGAAGGTTGGTTCACTGACGATACGCCTAAGCGTTTTGAATCTTACGGCTGGCATGTTATCGCTAACGTAGATGGTCACGACAGCGACGCTATTCGTGCGGCAATCGAAGCAGCTAAGTCTGTTACAGATAAGCCTACAATGATCTGCTGTAAAACCACGATCGGTTTTGGTTCGCCAAACAAGTCTGGTAGCCACGACTGTCACGGTGCACCACTAGGTGATGCTGAGATTGCTGCTGCACGTGAATTCCTTGGCTGGAACCACGCTGCATTTGAAATCCCTGAAAATGTTTACGCGGGTTGGGATGCTAAAGAAACTGGCGCAGCGCGTGAGTCAAGCTGGAACGATAAGTTCGCAGCTTATGAAGTAGCATTCCCAGAACTAGCTGCTGAATACAAGCGCCGTGTTATCACTGGCGAACTACCTGCTGAGTTTGAAGAGAAAGCACAAGCTTTCGTTCAAGAGTGCCAAGATAAAGCAGAAGGTATTGCTAGCCGTAAAGCATCACAAAATGCGATTGGTGCATTTGGTGCTATCCTACCAGAAATGCTAGGTGGCTCTGCAGATCTAGCCGGTTCTAACCTAACGCTTTGGTCTGGTTCTAAAGGTATTCAAGACGATCCTGCTGGTAACTACATCTATTACGGTGTACGTGAATTCGGCATGAGCGGTATCATGAACGGTGCATCACTGCACGGTGGTTTCATCAACTACGGCGCAACTTTCATGATGTTTATGGAATACGCTCGTAACGCAGTACGTATGTCTGCACTGATGGGCATTCAGAACATCTTCGTTTATACCCATGACTCTATCGGTCAAGGTGAAGATGGTCCGACTCACCAGCCAGTTGAGCAACTTGCAAACCTTCGTATGACACCAAACATGACGGTATGGCGTCCATGTGATGCGGCTGAAACTGCCGTTTCTTGGAAGAATGCGATTGAACGTCGCAATGCGCCAACATCATTGATCTTTAGCCGTCAAAACCTACCTGCACAAGCACGTACTGCAGAGCAGTTAGCTAACGTGGTTAAAGGTGGTTATGTATTAAGTGATTGTGCTGGCACGCCAGACCTAATCCTTATCGCTACTGGCTCTGAAGTTCAGCTAGCCCTTGATTCTGCTGCAGCATTGACTGAGCAAGGTCAGAAGGTTCGCGTAGTATCTATGCCGTCAACTAACGAGTTCGACAAGCAAGATGCGGCTTATAAAGAGTCTGTACTGCCAAGCTGCGTGACTAAGCGTGTTGCAATCGAAGCGGCTCACGTCGATTTCTGGCACAAGTATGTTGGCTTTGGCGGCGCGGTTGTCGGTATGACAACCTTCGGTGAGTCTGCTCCTGGCGGCGACCTGCTGAAGTACTTTGGCTTTACAGTTGAAAACGTTGTAGCAACCGTTAACGGTCTATAA